One window from the genome of Podospora pseudocomata strain CBS 415.72m chromosome 1 map unlocalized CBS415.72m_1.2, whole genome shotgun sequence encodes:
- a CDS encoding uncharacterized protein (EggNog:ENOG503P7I6), whose protein sequence is MLRLNFLILWAAAASLFASALPISDVSEEEINTPTPEPKKTFWKSFNPNTDFRNRNFNTISRIYNLTVYPNQVPILTFGGAAFVPKGLFAQNVVGRVDPVGNFTGFEHSIEYFFALSPLPQANPSSAAITSYKIVEFSSECRDIAASVVYLYTSVVNPGSPDHGKPLPPLKQVAFWKFNKEGEVEKYDAWIPNLNSWVTRTTMASLGNPEFQLESIRQICYGTQARCYGPNQQWDSIEDCVVGLAKKNYGTYDEAWGDNVVCRTIHLVLTQTRPDVHCPHVGPTGGGKCVDVEYPENYFSDKWLYGEETGETFVCK, encoded by the exons ATGTTACGACTCAACTTTCTCATCCTCtgggcggcagcagcatcactGTTTGCATCCGCTCTTCCCATTTCAGACGTTTCCGAAGAAGAGATCAACACGCCAACGCCAGAACCGAAAAAGACGTTTTGGAAGAGCTTCAATCCCAACACCGACTTCCGAAACCGcaacttcaacaccatctcccgCATCTACAACCTCACCGTCTACCCCAACCAGGTACCCATCTTGACCTTTGGGGGCGCAGCGTTTGTTCCAAAAGGACTCTTTGCCCAAAatgttgttggccgtgttgACCCAGTCGGCAACTTCACCGGTTTTGAACACTCGATTGAGTACTTCTTTGCGCTCTCGCCATTGCCGCAGGCCAACCCATCCtctgccgccatcaccagctaCAAGATTGTCGAGTTTTCGTCCGAGTGCAGGGACATCGCCGCCAGCGTCGTGTACCTCTACACCAGCGTCGTCAACCCTGGCTCACCGGATCACGGAAAGCCACTGCCTCCGTTGAAGCAGGTGGCCTTCTGGAAGTTCAAcaaggagggcgaggtggaaaagtATGACGCCTGGATTCCGAACCTGAACAGCTgggtgacgaggacgacaatGGCGAGTCTCGGGAATCCCGAGTTCCAGTTGGAAAGCATCAGGCAGATCTGCTACGGGACGCAGGCGAGGTGCTACGGCCCGAATCAGCAGTGGGACAGCATCGAGGACTGTGTTGTGGGATTGGCCAAGAAGAACTACGGGACGTATGATGAGGCTTGGGGTGACAATGTCGTCTGCAGAACCATTCATTTGGTGCTCACGCAGACCAGACCCGAT GTCCATTGCCCACACGTTGGCCCCACAGGAGGCGGCAAATGTGTCGACGTGGAGTACCCCGAGAACTACTTCTCGGACAAGTGGCTCTACGGAGAGGAGACTGGCGAGACTTTTGTCTGCAAATGA